The following are from one region of the Candidatus Eisenbacteria bacterium genome:
- the truA gene encoding tRNA pseudouridine(38-40) synthase TruA: MSGPAGAVPPELDLRCFRLDLRYDGTDFDGWQVQPGRRTVQGELERALESVLEEKVRVLGAGRTDAGVHALRQVAHFRSRTALPASVIERALRGLLPEDLLVLSAAEAPPDFDSRRDARFRAYRYRILRGRDPLRRRFVWEVGFRLDVGHLREGARSFVGPIDATSFADASRKDRMNRVVVEASGWRERGPELHYEILANRFVHHMVRTIVGTLVEVGRGFRSPDDIGAVLAARDRRLAGPTAPARGLHLVEIGYAAAGADPFPLEGETDENLP; this comes from the coding sequence GTGAGCGGGCCGGCGGGAGCGGTGCCGCCCGAACTCGACCTGCGCTGCTTTCGTCTCGATCTCCGCTACGACGGGACCGATTTCGACGGCTGGCAGGTGCAGCCGGGGCGCCGGACGGTGCAGGGGGAGCTCGAGCGCGCGCTCGAGAGCGTCCTCGAGGAGAAGGTCCGCGTTCTCGGCGCCGGGCGGACCGATGCCGGAGTGCACGCTCTTCGCCAGGTCGCCCACTTCCGATCCCGGACCGCTCTCCCCGCGTCCGTGATCGAGAGGGCGCTCCGCGGGCTTCTCCCGGAGGATCTCCTCGTCCTCTCCGCGGCTGAGGCGCCTCCGGACTTCGACTCCCGCCGCGACGCGCGCTTTCGGGCCTATCGGTATCGAATCCTGCGCGGCCGGGACCCGCTCCGGCGCCGCTTCGTCTGGGAGGTCGGGTTTCGTCTCGACGTCGGGCATCTTCGGGAGGGGGCTCGCTCGTTCGTCGGCCCGATCGACGCGACCTCCTTCGCGGACGCCTCCCGAAAGGACCGCATGAACCGGGTCGTGGTGGAGGCGTCGGGATGGCGCGAGCGGGGCCCGGAGCTCCATTATGAAATTCTCGCGAACCGCTTCGTTCACCACATGGTTCGTACTATAGTAGGGACGCTGGTGGAGGTGGGCCGGGGGTTCCGCTCCCCGGACGACATCGGCGCCGTTCTCGCCGCGCGCGATCGACGCCTGGCCGGGCCGACCGCCCCGGCGCGCGGGCTGCATCTGGTGGAGATCGGCTACGCCGCCGCCGGCGCGGACCCTTTCCCGCTCGAAGGAGAAACCGATGAGAATCTTCCTTGA
- the fsa gene encoding fructose-6-phosphate aldolase, protein MRIFLDSASVKEIREAAALGIADGVTTNPTLLAKEGGDPRRILAAIAEIVEGPVNAEVLGTDHETIVREGRKLRAIAPNICVKIPVTKDGLRAVRVLSEEGIDTTVTLVFSSSQALLAAKAGATYVCPFVGRLDDCGHVGTDLIREIAAIYQNYPIPTEILAASIRSPIHVVESALAGAHIATIPFGVALQMLRHPLTDIGIEKFLEDWKKSGLTLD, encoded by the coding sequence ATGAGAATCTTCCTTGATTCCGCCAGCGTGAAGGAGATCCGCGAGGCGGCCGCCCTCGGGATCGCGGACGGCGTGACGACGAACCCGACCCTCCTCGCGAAGGAAGGCGGAGACCCGCGCCGGATCCTCGCGGCGATCGCGGAGATCGTCGAGGGGCCCGTGAACGCCGAGGTTCTCGGAACCGATCACGAGACGATCGTCCGCGAGGGGCGGAAGCTTCGCGCGATCGCGCCGAACATCTGCGTGAAGATCCCGGTCACGAAGGACGGCCTTCGCGCGGTGCGCGTTCTCTCCGAAGAGGGGATCGACACGACCGTGACGCTCGTCTTCTCGTCGAGCCAAGCGCTTCTCGCCGCGAAGGCGGGCGCGACCTACGTCTGTCCGTTCGTCGGAAGGCTCGACGATTGCGGCCATGTCGGCACGGACCTCATTCGCGAGATCGCGGCGATCTACCAGAACTACCCGATCCCGACGGAAATCCTCGCGGCGAGCATCCGGAGCCCGATCCACGTCGTCGAGTCGGCGCTCGCGGGCGCGCACATCGCGACGATCCCCTTCGGCGTCGCCCTGCAGATGCTCCGGCATCCGCTGACCGACATCGGGATCGAGAAGTTTCTTGAGGACTGGAAGAAATCGGGGCTCACACTTGACTAG
- a CDS encoding trypsin-like peptidase domain-containing protein, giving the protein MTRRITNRSGALARAILLLVFSFGVGAAAVLLLLQRAPHLAEDPDAPSLAVPVPAAVAPDTGRSIHEDRRSAIVIAAERVSPAVVTVSVKKTRIVRSSPFFRSHDDFFNQFLRDFLPYREYAQQVASMGSGVIFDERGYIFTNSHVIQGADQIEVVLGDGRTFEGKIVGTDPSYDLALIQIEGTDLPVAPLGDSENLSIGEWAIAIGNPFGYLLNNTQPSVTAGVISAVHRDVRAGDSGGGIYKDMIQTDAAINPGNSGGPLVNGAGEVIGINTFIFTSGGGSLGMGFAIPINTAKGIVEELILYGEVRNVWVGVRVQEMTRRAAQMLGLRSLEGVLVTYVDEGSPAAEAGMEVWDVIVRVNGEPVRGVEEARRALFGVRVGDRLRLEVLRKGEKLRFELVLKEYASRRRGGSG; this is encoded by the coding sequence TTGACTAGGCGAATCACGAATCGGTCGGGCGCGTTGGCGCGCGCAATCCTGCTTCTTGTCTTCAGCTTTGGGGTGGGGGCCGCCGCCGTTCTTCTCCTTCTCCAGCGTGCGCCGCACCTCGCCGAGGATCCGGACGCTCCTTCCCTCGCTGTTCCGGTCCCCGCGGCGGTCGCCCCGGACACCGGCCGCTCGATCCACGAGGACCGCCGCAGCGCGATCGTGATCGCCGCCGAGAGGGTGAGCCCGGCGGTCGTCACCGTCTCGGTGAAGAAGACGCGCATCGTTCGGTCGAGCCCCTTCTTCCGCTCGCATGACGACTTCTTCAACCAGTTTCTCCGCGATTTCTTGCCGTATCGAGAATATGCACAGCAAGTAGCGAGCATGGGGTCGGGCGTCATCTTCGACGAGCGCGGGTACATCTTCACGAACTCGCACGTGATCCAAGGAGCGGACCAGATCGAGGTCGTCCTCGGCGACGGGCGCACGTTCGAGGGGAAGATCGTCGGAACGGATCCCTCGTACGATCTCGCGCTCATTCAAATCGAAGGGACCGATCTTCCGGTCGCGCCGCTCGGCGATTCGGAGAACCTCTCGATCGGCGAGTGGGCGATCGCGATCGGGAACCCGTTCGGATACCTCCTGAACAACACGCAGCCCTCGGTGACCGCCGGCGTGATCAGCGCCGTGCACCGCGATGTGCGCGCGGGGGATTCGGGAGGGGGCATCTACAAAGACATGATCCAAACGGACGCCGCGATCAACCCGGGGAACAGCGGCGGGCCGCTCGTGAACGGCGCCGGCGAGGTGATCGGCATCAACACGTTCATCTTCACGAGCGGGGGCGGCTCGCTCGGCATGGGCTTCGCGATCCCGATCAACACCGCCAAGGGGATCGTGGAAGAGCTGATCCTTTACGGCGAGGTGCGGAACGTGTGGGTCGGCGTGCGCGTCCAGGAGATGACGCGGCGCGCGGCGCAGATGCTCGGCCTCCGTTCGCTCGAAGGAGTGCTCGTGACGTACGTGGACGAGGGGAGCCCGGCCGCCGAGGCGGGGATGGAGGTGTGGGACGTGATCGTCCGCGTGAACGGCGAGCCGGTGCGCGGGGTCGAGGAGGCGCGCCGCGCGCTCTTCGGCGTGCGCGTCGGGGACCGTCTCCGGCTCGAGGTGCTTCGGAAGGGAGAGAAGCTCCGCTTCGAGCTTGTCTTGAAGGAGTACGCTTCTCGAAGAAGGGGGGGGAGCGGATGA